In the Hermetia illucens chromosome 1, iHerIll2.2.curated.20191125, whole genome shotgun sequence genome, tgaagagcaggtgaagcgaagatctaaactgcgTGCACTGTACCAAAATCATCTGTAGAGCGTTGATGTGGTCATTGCAGGCTGAGCGGAAAGCGGCCTGTTATCTGTCAATCCAGCTATAGAGgtcttctttgatgcattcgaaGGTGGACAGTTATTATCACTATTTTTAACTGAGttctttaatagttttactttatttttttaaactgCAGCAAATATCGTTACCTAAAATCGACTTCTATTTTTCGCTTATATAGAAAAAATTGCTGCGTGCGGAATACAATGCTGTCCTCCTACTTTTGGACAGATCTTTTGGAGTAAACGGAGCAACTCTAAGACAATTCCATTCGGCTACAGTACTTAAtgggaaatatgaaaaaaataaagactCGCAACAAAACAGCAATAATAAATCGAAATCATCGTCAGCGCCTTCATCAAGTAGTCCaccaaataataaaaacaatagcAATGATAAGAAAAACGATAACAACAACGATGAGAAAGTTATGTCGCTACTAACAAAAGCTGTTCTTTGGATGATAACTGTGTACCTATTCATCATGTTCGCCTCGCTTTTGTTTCCAAGTAAAACGAATCCTGAAGTAAGCATCAAATTTTGACTGCACACAATGCCCTACGTGGCCATTTTTTAAACATTCTTCGCCTTCATAGACGACAACCAGATACGTGTCTTGGAATGAATTCGTTCACCACATGCTGGGTGCAGGTGAAGTGAAGGAGCTTATTATAAGACCAGATATGGAGATGGTGACCATTATTCTTCATGACGGGGCTGTTGTGAAAGGTCGTCGAGTATGTAATTATTTGATTAATACGTCAATATGATGGGGTTGTAACTAACTGTTCCAAGTAGGTTGAGTCCAATGTTTTTCACATGGCTGTCGCTGATCCAGAAAAATTCGAAGAGAAGCTACGAGATGCGGAAAAAAGGTTGGGCGTTTCAGAAGGTAATAATATTAATCATTGTAGAACGGGAGGTAGCTGATGATAACTTTGTATATTGTATCTTTCTAGGCGTTTCAATTACATATGATAGGAATGGTGACATAACAGGACGACTGCTAGTTTTGCTGATTCTGTTTGCGTTATTTATGACCCTCATGTCACGTGTGCGAGGAATCAAAAGTCCAATCAGCATGGACACATTTGTAAGTAAAACTAATTCTATGGTTTATTATGTGAACATTGAATCTTTATAATGCGACGTTATTTCTTGTTACAATAAAGACCCAAATGGGCCGCGCCAAATTCACACTTGTTGACCCATTTGAAGGGGGTCGTGGAGTGCTTTTTAAAGACGTTGCCGGTTTGAAGGAAGCTAAGCAAGAGGTCATGGAATTTGTTGATTATTTGAAAAGTCCAGGGAAATATCAAAGACTAGGCGCTAAGGTTCCCAAGGGAGCTCTTCTATTAGGTCCACCAGGATGTGGTAAAACACTTCTGGCTAAAGCGGTAGCAACTGAAGCTCAAGTACCCTTTTTAAGTATGAACGGATCAGAATTTATCGAAATGATTGGTGGTCTTGGAGCCGCTCGTGTTCGAGACTTATTTAAGGAAGGTCGAAAGAGATCACCTTGCATCATATACATCGATGAAATCGACGCTATCGGACGTCAGCGCTCTGGTATCGGAAAAGTAGATCAGACGAGTTCAGGTGAATCCGAACAGACTCTGAATCAGCTTCTTGTAGAACTTGATGGTATGGCGTCTAAAGAAGGAGTACTGATGCTTGCTAGTACGAATAGAGCGGATATTTTGGATAAGGTGAGGTAGAGTAGAGAGATGTAGAGTTTTTTGATATAGTACTTGTTGTTTACTATAATTGTAAATCTTTGACAATTTGTAGGCGTTACTGCGTCCAGGTCGGTTTGATCGGCATATTCTCATTGATCTTCCAAATTTGCAAGAAAGACGTGAAATTTTCGAAAAGCATTTATCAACAATTTCGCTAGAGAAGGAACCGAAAGAGTATTCTAACAGGCTTGCACGATTGACACCTGGGTTTTCTGGTGCTGATATTGCAAACGTATGTAATGAAGCAGCTTTGCATGCTGCAAGAAACTTACAAAAGCATGTGACTACGAAAAATCTTGAATATGCTGTCGAGCGGTTAGTGGGTAAGTGAATAATCAATATCCCATTGAGGTAAAATAAGTTTAAGTGCGTTTTCGGTATTATAAACCTTGTATTTTAGGTGGCACGGAAAAACGATCCCATGCCCTCTCGCCAACCGAACGACGAGTCATTGCCTTTCACGAATCTGGTCATGCTCTTGTTGGATGGCTTCTGCCGAATTCCGACGTTTTGCTCAAAGTGACGATTGTCCCAAGGACAAGTTTGGCATTAGGCTTTGCCCAATATACACCGAGCGAGCAAAAACTATTCTCTAAGGAAGAACTGTTTGATAAAATGTGCATGGCGCTTGGTGGGCGAGCGGCAGAAAATCTCATATTTAACCGCATAACTACTGGCGCCCAGAATGATTTAGAAAAAGTAACGAAAATAGCATATGCTCAGGTTAGCTATCTAAACCATCccttataaaataaaaaaaactataaactATGAGACCTACATATTTTAGATTAAGAAGTTCGGAATGAGTTCAAAGCTTGGGCCAGTGTACGTACCGGATGAAAGTGAAACAGAAATGGCTTTTGACAAGCCATTTTCTAAAGCCTTAGGAGATATTATAGATAAAGAAGCCCGCCAACTAGTCACGGAAGCTTATGAACGAACGGAAAGAGTACTTCGTGAAAATAAAGAGAAACTGACTAAGGTAATACATTTTTATGCATAATTTAGCGATATAATATATGTTTAACCATCCGAAATTTATTCACAGCTAGCGGAAGCCTTACTGGAACGTGAAACCTTAAATTACAATGAAGTTGTTGAGTTGATTGGAAAACCGACACATGAAGCAGCTCGGCGTAAAATTGAGCCTGAGGACTTTGAACACTCGCTCAAAGATCTCTCGACAACAAAAGAAGGATAGAGATACtagtcttttttatttttaacgttATTAATAAAAGTAGTATACTTTATTTACTGTAAAAAGACGTATATCATTACAGTTTGATGTTAAAGAACGAAAGAATTATAAGGTAGAGAAGCTTGGTTATATTCGACTACAGTCACAGAGGTTAACTAATGCGGTGGCAGTGCCTTGTTTCTTCGAAAAGTAAGTAAATATGACAACTTGACTGACCTGTGTTTGCTATCAATAGGTAATCCTACTCGCAAAAGGTTTTCGTAATGTTTCATGGGTTCCTAGAGGTTGTCAATGACTTTAAAAAGCGAATGGTATCTCTAGACTAATAATATGACTTCCCGTTAAAGGAAGATATATTCAAAGGAAATTCCAGGCAATTGATGCAGACTTTTTCCTGATGGAAGTGTCATTCAACTACATCGACTTAAAATTGAAATCAAGCCGGAATACCGGAGGCTGGAAGCTTCgggtattaaggttttgtatttgagaaactttctatgcacatttttccattcgtatacagccaaaaattcaaaagttccttcattaatttccaaacttcaaaatataatatatatatatatagttaagtTTGGGCTTAACGAAAAATAACTACAAATTaatgtattaaaaaaaaactttaatacattttttactcccttgaatttttttatggCGCTTTTTCTTCTGGGAACACTTTCTGTTTGGGAGTAGTTTACTTGACTTGGTTTCCACTGTTCTGTTTGTActctttcccagagaatggcTAAACAAGACAGGGGTGAACTGTATTCTTTGTAAAGAGCTGTTTGGAGGTAGACCCAAAGATTTTCTATTGGGTTAAGGTCTGCGTTTTGAGCAGACCATTCCAGGATTGAATGGTTGCGTCTGAAGCCGCTCTTGCACTTTCTTGGCCATGTATTTTGGGTCTCTATCGTGTTGGAACGTAACCCTCGCAATAGAAATTGGAATACACTTCAATTTTGCCTTCTATAAGACTTAATTCCCTGTGCCGAAGGCATTAAAACATCTGCATAACATTATTTGTGCTTCATAGTTTGTTTGACGTGACTTGCCTTCAAGCACTCACCTTCCCGTTTCCTAGCTCAGGGCCTTCTATCGGTAAAGTAGCGGTTGATTTTAGTTTCGTTACAAAATCGATTTTCTTCAGAACAGTACTGACTAGTGTAGCGCAACCTCGCTGTTATGTTTTTCTGCATAAAGGccgatttttttaaggtttgtatgaaataaaaccttattagaatcgtgttaatatctgtctgtctgtctgttacatccgatttattcggaaacggttggaccgattgtcacgaaatttggtgagagcgtgcggtctgtgaatccctttagcAAGTGTTGAGATTAAGAGGGGGTTTCCAATACATGCGAAAGTGGGGTGTAAtgcaaaatcacagtggtggatCTAAGtgaaatctgcacaaataaagttaataatagtagattagtATACTTAAGAAATTTATccggaaaccctccttaagttcatggtaggcataactttgggaagtttgaaggaaatccaactattattaacaaagtgttagggttagttttttagtcatttatattGGTATATAATTTTCTTGaggcagacatatgtatgtatttatatgtatatgctaatgatgCGTCGGGGTAGTGCCCAATTCAGATAGGTATATTTGAagattaaaccagcggtattcaatatatggACTGTATATGTTCATatctatgcttttgtgcacgaagtaaatcggaaataggcGGACGATGAGTTTTTGtacgtgcatgtataagtaaagtattcggtaatacacaatgtttgtttagggtgagcataatatctacgtctgttatatgtacgtatatcttgcagttaaaaaaagaaaggaatattttgagtttttacccatatacgaatggaaaactgttcgtagaaagtttttcacacaatatgaacacaaaacctttacacccagCGCAcctgcttccggtatttcgacttgttttctatGGCTTCCATACCCATGCGCTTTAAGGAGCGGCGAGTTGTCCACTTGCTTATTGTTTTGCCTGTAATTTTGCAAATCTCCTTGGCATCTTCTGAAACAGATAATATACTGCTAGACAGGATGTACTTGCCCGAATTTAGCTCATCGTTGTCTGAGAGTTTCTTGGGTCTACCACCTAGATTGTTTCTAAAAGTTTTGCACTTTTttaagctaggttgttgtttagaatctgcgggatcctaagtccacatccatgtgatggtggaccggactaaatgaggagcaacttactcccacgtttttttagtccatggatccctagtttggagcgtagcaccccaagcattaaaaatcgaaaaaatcaaaatttgactgacggtttcgtccagggcagaggcaactcatcagacgctgcctcacctctgccctgggagcaacgtgaccggaagtaacgacagatggtaatcgctccatttatatataatcgcaaacatgtaATGGATACGAATTCCGTCATAAGTTCAgatctaaaccaggccgaagtgaattttttgttgaggatgctgcgaGTGCTGAgtccgctgctcccaggacagaggtgagacagcgtctaagGCGTTGCTTCTGCTCTGGACAAAACCGTCtgtcaactttttcttttttttatgatgatgatgccataaacgtcttagagtgcaatcaaTTCACATAGAATAGAATACTTTCAccgtctataattttgttaataatagttggacttcCTTCGAACTTTCTGCTCCTAATatgaacttaagtggggttttggggtaaatttttaaaatatggtcatataccactattaactttattggagcagatattggaaatggcgccacttgctatatgcagAGGGATTCACAGATCAAATTTCGTAATAAATTCAGCCAAAAGGCAAAAAACtgattaaaatttttcaaaactctaCGAATAAAATGTAATGTAGAAACAATTTATAACTCTTTTCTTTAGTGAAATTTACCTTTAAATTTTCCTTAGCAGCTATTTGGAAATTTTTAACAACGTCTATTGACAATACTACTTATTCGGACTGGTTCTCGTTCTCTGCAAGAACTCAAAATTCAAAAGCCCCTTTTATACCAAGCTTGAAACTTCCGCAATCGCAATCCTTATACGTAATTCTCAATACTCCACGAATTATACACACGCGGAtccgtatcactggattgcgtaccGTACTAACAAAAACCCATCCCATATCTTTTATACAAACGCAAATTCGACATGTATTGTTCTAATTCTGCAACTGGATTGACTTGAGGCGGACTTTAGGCCTTTGGAAAGGTTCGCCAATACtttgctagaaaactactttactACTCTAATGTCGGAGGCCAAAGTTGGTTCTGAAGTCGAATCTCGTTTTTCTGCTATCTTTCCCTGGTGCTCTTTGAAGACTACTTAGCATCAATTATCATTTCTACGTATCTCATGCCTTTGTGTCTTCGTTCCTGTTATGGgtaaatattcatcatcatcaatgacgcaacaaccggtatccgatctaggcctgccttaataaggaactccagacatcctggttttgcaccgaggtccaccaattcgatatccctaaaaactgtctggcgtcgtggcctaagccatcgctccatcttaggcagggtctgcctcgtcttttttccaccgtagatattgcccttatagatttcccGTGTTGCATCATCCTCTTCCTCATCTACTTCCAGCTATGGGTTGGCTACGGTCGGggttttagatttttattttttcgatCCCATGTTACATGTTCAGATGATCCTAAATCAGACGCGACACAAAAAATTGTTAGCAAAGTTATTACTTCTTTTCCAAATCATATAAAAAGCGAAGTAATTATTACAATTATACAAGCTCTAAAATTATTGTCAGTTCCTTAGGAAAGTGGGGGAACTTTAGGAACTATTCATCACCAAGTGTGGAGAAATATTGCAAGATttaggaaaatatttttgatcTCAGCATAAATTAGCTTACAATGTTATTAACAATGGTAACAATGAACATGTTCAACTTTTCTATGGAATTCGAAACTAATATCAATAATCGTAAAACTGAAAAGTTGCATATGCAATTATGAAGAGAGATGAATTATCTTGAACACAGTTGTTCTCTATTGACCATCGACACTCAAAATGAATACAGTGGAACAGAAGCTGGAGGAGGCATCGTTTGGCAATAAAACAATCCCGGAGCAGCCATGGTTCCTTTGTAAGAGCTCCTTGCTGATTGTTGTAAATGGTACGCTTTGTGAGGTAGGATTCGTTTTGATTGCAAGAAATTTGAAGTACGTGAAGTAGTAATCTTCATATTGTTATATGTATCTTGCCTCTAGGAACTACATTGACTTAGGCTGCTTTTATTGTGATAGTAACAATTATCATTTTAGAGTAGCATAAAGAGCAGTTTGGAACGTATAATTTTAGGAAGAAAGTTCTCAGTGGGAGTCTAGAAACGGTTCACTGATGGAGAAATATGGGAAAACCATGTTGAGGATTGGGTTATAAGTATGTATATAATAATAGTTggggcgacaatccaattggatcaggaccttgaagtgtgttagaacacttcattcaagaccgtaacggtacactgcaggattacagtaccctgtgtgaggtaatgtggccagcattaccCTCGcccgtgatttgactcaggtattcatacACAGTTGAgttggctggtatccgacgctaAGTCACGATATacatcccactgccaccagttagatttgaaccgcgacgttcCGTACGACAGCGTAGTGCTCAACCGATAACGAGTAGCAGCTTCAAATTCATGCAGCTATTGGGGTAGGTGTATGGTTAGAGT is a window encoding:
- the LOC119661693 gene encoding paraplegin — its product is MFRAQKYGATMRKFFRTFVQNSEKLQPATVLASFPKAAALHLNRRQKKLLRAEYNAVLLLLDRSFGVNGATLRQFHSATVLNGKYEKNKDSQQNSNNKSKSSSAPSSSSPPNNKNNSNDKKNDNNNDEKVMSLLTKAVLWMITVYLFIMFASLLFPSKTNPETTTRYVSWNEFVHHMLGAGEVKELIIRPDMEMVTIILHDGAVVKGRRVESNVFHMAVADPEKFEEKLRDAEKRLGVSEGVSITYDRNGDITGRLLVLLILFALFMTLMSRVRGIKSPISMDTFTQMGRAKFTLVDPFEGGRGVLFKDVAGLKEAKQEVMEFVDYLKSPGKYQRLGAKVPKGALLLGPPGCGKTLLAKAVATEAQVPFLSMNGSEFIEMIGGLGAARVRDLFKEGRKRSPCIIYIDEIDAIGRQRSGIGKVDQTSSGESEQTLNQLLVELDGMASKEGVLMLASTNRADILDKALLRPGRFDRHILIDLPNLQERREIFEKHLSTISLEKEPKEYSNRLARLTPGFSGADIANVCNEAALHAARNLQKHVTTKNLEYAVERLVGGTEKRSHALSPTERRVIAFHESGHALVGWLLPNSDVLLKVTIVPRTSLALGFAQYTPSEQKLFSKEELFDKMCMALGGRAAENLIFNRITTGAQNDLEKVTKIAYAQIKKFGMSSKLGPVYVPDESETEMAFDKPFSKALGDIIDKEARQLVTEAYERTERVLRENKEKLTKLAEALLERETLNYNEVVELIGKPTHEAARRKIEPEDFEHSLKDLSTTKEG